From the genome of Sporomusa sphaeroides DSM 2875:
CAGGGAGAAATTATTGGCATTACCGGCTTAAACGGCGCCGGCAAAAGTACCTTTGCGAAAATTCTCTGCGGACTGGTAAGCGAGCGACAGGGGAAAATATGCATTGGCTCCAGGCCGGCAAAAGCCGGCGAGCGCCTGAAAAAATCCTACTTTGTTATGCAGGATGCCGACTATCAGTTATTTACTGAAAGCGTCGAGGAGGAACTGGGGCTGGGCAATGAGCGTTTGCCGAATTTGGCGGAACTAGTGACGGAAACAATGGAAACACTCGGGTTGTCCACCTTTAAGGACCGTCACCCCGCCTCCCTTTCCGGCGGCCAAAAGCAGCGGGTGACCATTGCCGTGGCCATCGTCAAGGGGGCGGACATATTGATTTTTGATGAGCCCACCAGTGGTCTGGATGCGGAAAATATGCGGCGGGTGGCCTCCCTGCTGCAACAGGTTGCATCCCAGGGAAAAACGGTGTTTGTCATCACGCATGATTATGAATTTATCGTGCATACCTGTACCCGGATCGTCAATCTGGCGGATGGCAGAGTCGGTGCCGATTTTTTCCTTAATAGCAGCAGTCTGGCAGAACTGAAAAAACTTTTTTGCTTTACGGATTAAGAATGACAGCGCCACAACCGGACAAGTTTGGCATATATCTTCCATTTGATGGACTTACCGCTACCAAGGGGGGATCGATATGATAAAAAATGCCGTGTCAAACAATCAGATATTTAATCCGCAGGACGGGACTTGCCCGGTATGTGCCGGCCTTGATCATATTTACCGAACCAGTTCGTTTCAAACGGAAATGAGAGTACCGGAAACAATTGGTGCAGGCTATTTCCGGCGGATTGTTGTCAAACCCTCCCTGCGGCTATCTGTCAGTGATATGACTTTTTATGAAAAGATAACAATGGGGGAAAAACAGAGAAGCTCCCTGTACAGTCTGGCCTTTTGCCTGGGAGAGGAGTTTTGCTGGCAGGTAGAGGGGAAGCCAAAGCAGGAATATGGGATTGGCTGCGGGGAAAGCTGTATGTTCAACCGCAACCAAGACATCAGTGTCAGCAGCTATCATCCGGGTTCGCGCTTTTGGGGGATTAGTGTGGAGTTTGATCTGGGTATTATTGCTAGTTTTATGCAGCACAGGGGCAAGGAACATGCGTGTCAAAGCCTGTTTTCCGGCTGTAATTTCTTATGTAATGGCAAAACTTCCCCGGGTATTCGCCTGATTCTCAACGAAATGATCAATTGCCGTTATCAGGAACAATTGAAAAAAATCTATCTTGAAGGAAAAATACTGGAGCTGGTGGCCGTCTATCTGGATGAAACTGTTTTTGAAGACAGTGCCGGCACCTTGACAGGCGATGTTTCCGCCTATGACCGGGAGGCATTATATACAGCCAGGAAGCTTCTGGATGAAAATCTTGTGGCCCCGCCTACGCTGGGAAAACTGGCAAAATTGATCTGCCTGAATGAATATAAACTGAAAACCGGCTTTAAGAAATTATTCGGAATGCCGGTTCATACCTATATTATTGACAGGCGGCTGGAACTTGCACGTCTGCTGCTGGAAGAAAAAAAACTCAGGGTTACGGAAGCGGCTTCACTGGTTGGCTATAATGATTTAAGTTATTTTGCGGAAAAATTCCGGGGAAAATATGGCGTTAATCCGTCACAATACAGTAAAACCCGGTAGCTTTGTTTTTAAATAGAGCTGGTTTAAGGCACAAAGAATGATGCATTCTTTGTGCCTTAAATACTTTTCACCATGAAATTTATCCTGTTTGACCTAGAAGCAAGACCGCAATATGCAGTATGATTTCTTTGTTACCGGTAATGAGAATAAATATCATTTGAAAGCAGCTGGACTAACCAGGCATTGGCGGGGATGAATTGGAGGATGGAACATGGATGGATTTAAAAAAGTTTTATTTTATGCCAGGGAACATCGCCGTAAGATATATTTCGCGTTGCTGCTTATTTTGGGCAGTGTTATTGCGGGAATCTGCCCGTATTTTATTGTGTATGATATTATTTTACGCTTTGTGGAGACACATAC
Proteins encoded in this window:
- a CDS encoding helix-turn-helix transcriptional regulator, giving the protein MIKNAVSNNQIFNPQDGTCPVCAGLDHIYRTSSFQTEMRVPETIGAGYFRRIVVKPSLRLSVSDMTFYEKITMGEKQRSSLYSLAFCLGEEFCWQVEGKPKQEYGIGCGESCMFNRNQDISVSSYHPGSRFWGISVEFDLGIIASFMQHRGKEHACQSLFSGCNFLCNGKTSPGIRLILNEMINCRYQEQLKKIYLEGKILELVAVYLDETVFEDSAGTLTGDVSAYDREALYTARKLLDENLVAPPTLGKLAKLICLNEYKLKTGFKKLFGMPVHTYIIDRRLELARLLLEEKKLRVTEAASLVGYNDLSYFAEKFRGKYGVNPSQYSKTR